GGGGACATTATCTACCACAACGATCACATGACACCAAGAGCCAAAAGGCATTTTCCCGTTACAAGAAAGCTACATTTGAGCCATCTTGCAATTTGCTCATGTCATGCCATTGCCACCATGAGTGGAGGAGAGCGGCTGGTTTGTTTGCTAGCCAGTTGGTGCCCTCTCCACTTCAAAGGGGTCTTCAAAATGTCAACTTCTATAGCCATGGACCACGATCCCAAATAATTCTCAATTTCTCATGATTGAGACAGCCTAAGATATGTTTATCATCTCATTCCATTTAGTTGCAAATGGCTAAAATAAGCTGGAGATTCATGCCCTCTCTAACCATATGAATTATGACTTTTTCGCTCCACGCATAATGCTTGTAATCATTATGTTTTAGTGCAATGATCTGAGCATAGCTGAAATGGTTAGATTCGTTTTGCTGGAACCAATCCAACAGGTTTCAAATACTAGACTTGACATTGGTGCAcatatttttctggatttatttcagacTTTTCGGCGATGTTTGCTTAGTGGGAGGAAACGCTCACGTCGACTACGACGCGCATGTGGTGATTTCATTCATAGGGTAATTGTATGTGCGCGTATGAGCATATGTGATTGTACCGTGTTAAAAATGTTTTAGTGCAAAAGacatttttttttaaaaataaatttGTTTGTTGGGAAAACATAAACAACTTCAAGTTCAAGTTTGCGAAGGGTTACACAGGCAATTTAATTAGAGATGGTGAGTTCATTACTCTAGACTCTGGCTGTATATATCAAAATCGTATCAAAACATATCTTCTGCATTATgaaaaacaagcaaataaagaTCACGTTCTCTTCATTTCCATTATCCGCCAGTTGTATGCATGGTCTTGGGGGTTTAAAATAGTAAAGACACACTTGGCTTACTGACAGCAAGAATTGATTGACATAGCTTATTTTGAGGGTTTAGGGGGGAAGCACAACATGAAAAGTCCAGCTACGATCCTTCACTCCGCCGTTGCAACGAGATATTCTGCAATTGTCGTCGTGTTTATCACTGCTTTTTTTAGAAGACATGTAGGTGGTTGATGAAACATTAATACGAAATATTCTATAATCGACGTTGTGTTTAGCAATGCGTTTTTAGAAGTCACTTAGGTGGTTGATGAAACATAAATATATATGTTGAATCCTATATCCTAATTATATCATAAGCCCCGCGCAAACATGTTTGTCACGAAACAAAAAATTATGTCGACGCATACCCGACATGTACGATGAGAACATCATGTTTCAAGTTGTTTCCATGTAACAATTTTCATGCGATGGAAATATAGTTTTCGTACGATTAAATTATTTCCGCGTGAATACTTCGGTTTAATTTTCCAGGGTACTCTAGTCAGCTATGTGCTGTTAGATGATTAATTGTAGCCAGCTATTCTCACTTCATCAGAAAATAAATAGTCCAATCAGAAATGTGTTGGTGCCATGCTAGCACAATATGAGTACTTATTATTTGTACTCCTAAAAAAGAGTACATATTTACTGGTAGTATACTTAATTAAGAAGATTCCcatcctcagctgaagaaaaaaagaagaagatttCCATCCTAACCCACgataaaaaaaaaaaaaaacacccACCTGCCACCTCTCTGCCCATCTACATATACGCGACCCACGACGGCGTCTCCCACCTCCCACAACCGCTCCGCTACCTCCCCTTCTTGATTCTTGCCACTGTCCGGCTCTCCCGCCCGGCCCTCGCCATGGACGGCGCCGACAGCATGCGGTTCCAGCGGCAGGCGTCCTGCTCCTGCGCCCCCTCCATGTCCCGCGGCTACGTCCGCGGCGGCTTCGACCTCGACGACGACGACTTCGACGACGGGCACTTCGACAAGGCCGGCGCCGCCCTGCACGGGAGGGCGCCGCCCGCCGCTGCGTCGTCGCGCGGGTGCGGCACGAAGCTGAGGGGCCTGTGGCGGAAGATCGTCCGGGAGAAGAAGAGG
The Aegilops tauschii subsp. strangulata cultivar AL8/78 chromosome 3, Aet v6.0, whole genome shotgun sequence genome window above contains:
- the LOC109776312 gene encoding uncharacterized protein: MDGADSMRFQRQASCSCAPSMSRGYVRGGFDLDDDDFDDGHFDKAGAALHGRAPPAAASSRGCGTKLRGLWRKIVREKKRILLCSTGCVPVGGSSAAAAREPYDAYSYAQNFDDGAAWVEPDNLSRSFSARFAVPSRVLQRVAV